In Glycine max cultivar Williams 82 chromosome 4, Glycine_max_v4.0, whole genome shotgun sequence, the genomic stretch gaTAAAGACGAATGAGCCGACTTGAGATTTTAGCattataacaaaaaagaatAGTTTTCAgatctctattttttattatcgtcaaagaaaattagaatcaggattaaataaagaaatttcaaaCTTTCTATTACTGATATTTGTTTTCGTTACAAGCAGTATTTGAGTATTTTTGTTTGAGTCGTACGAGATGAAATTCTCATATACAACCTGACTAGCCATCTTTAATGAAGTTGTCCCCTCCCAACCATGTTTATTTCATCCACAAGGTTCAAACTCAAGATTTTACTTAAAGGGATCGAGTCTAATACACCCAAaccaatgactttttttttatgaatgttaAACTCTCTTAGGAGTTACTATTATTTATGTCGACAAAAATGTCTCCtcacattgaaattcaaaacaaaaatttgtttCAATTGTATAGTTGAGTGTTTATATATAAGGCTAACTATTGAATGGTTCATTGTTCAATGAATATGCATCCATTATCAAGCACAAATATAGTGGCAAGACGTATGCAAAtaaccataaaacaaaatattgatcCATAAAGTTCAAACTAGGAACTAACAAAGAGAAGGTACGAAGCCTTAGggctggaaataaaaaaaatgaccatTTAAGGGATATTACCTTAAAGGTGAAAAACAGTCATTGAACATATGTTGGGAATAATTCAACAAGTTTGCCCCAGTGATTCCATAAGTTATCAACTTAGAAATATCCTATCATGGACCTGGTGCATGGTGAAACCAAATAGTAGGTAAAATGAATCTTGGCAAGTAAACAACTCATGATATCGTGAGTTAATGACTCGAGGACTTCAATAAAGTACAATACCTCAATTGGAACTCATTCGTATGAAAGGCTAAAATTAGCCTCTAACAACATTAATAGTATGTTTCCTATCGATTAAGGAACAAAGCAAAAGACTCTTATTATCCCACTAAGAGATGACCTTATGAATAAGGCGATCACattaccttaactttttttaaaatcaagaaaGACCTATAAAATccaacataattttatatttcatgcaCATTTATTCCCTAGCCACCTTGCATAAAATGCATATTAACTTAAGTAATGGAGACTTTGCAAGTGGTCTCCCTTTATTACTCTAACTCTCTAAGAATTTAGACATCAAGGCATTCAATAAGGTATATCAAACTTAAAGCCCAACCAAGAAGCTCATGGAGATTCCAATAGGCTATATCAAACTGGTTATCAAGCAATCAAatgaatgtataaataaataaataaaagagatcaATTTACACCAATGTAACATTGTTaactattatcatttttataactttcgttttcttaaaatttaccGTTGAATTGAAAGTTCCTTTCACATATATCTTATatgcaaaatttcatattaattcaaaatcatttattatctcgtttatatagattaaaatcgatgaaatataaatatttaaaaatatactaaaatatgaataatttaattaccTTCTTATTGTTGttctattttgataaaatttaacacaaacgaTCTTAGTAATATGAAGATATAATTCAACAGTTGGATCAATAAACATcacattttatatcaaattataaaaatgatataataattatcaaagttATACCAATGTAATTTGATTTctcttcacacacacacacacatatatatatatatatatatatatatatatatatatattatacttactcacaattaatttaataaattaaatataaatatatgtttaattattcaataaataattctgaacttaatgattttgtttttgtataaaatttgacttattatattttatatgattacaAACACATGTAGAATAATTCTTCCgttgaaaaaaaagaacttgtgccaaaaaaatttagagaaatatttttattatatatgaatttttaaaattaataatgaaaatatacttgaaataCCTATTTATTTTTGCTAATTTTCgaatacttatttattaaatacagaTTCAATTgcctttaatattaaaaaaatgttattcttACAACAGATtattatacaaatttttttatctaatttctCCATGTCATTTGTTAcatctcatatttatttatttattttaattatatttgttttacatataacatttatgaatcaaatatttaaatttaaatataaagaatGAATAAACAATAGTCGAGTTTGTGATATAAAAATGACTAGAGGAGAGGCTGGCGAGGCATCTTGCTAAACTTTAGTACTGCAGACTGAGCGTGTGACTCAGTGTGGGAAAACGATAGATACCATTACCATGTTGGTTGGATAACTgagagatgatgatgatttcaaCTTCAACCATGGCTTTGGCTTCTTTACTACCCAAAACGGCACCGCATGTCCTTTCCCTCACAAACCCTTCCGCTTCCACTCCCTTCATCTTACCTTTCAGTTTCCACTGTTTGCCTCACCCTCCTCTTCTCTCTGCCCTCAAAGCTAGTTCCTCCGGTGGCGACGATTTACGCGGCAAGCCCCTGCTTTCTCAGGGAATTGGAAAGGGAATTTTGGAGGAACATGCCTTTGAAGACGACGACGACGACAAATGGGTTGATTGGGAGGACCAGATTTTGGAGGACACCGTTCCTCTCGTCGGCTTCGTCAGAATGATTCTTCACTCTGGACAGTATGTCTCTCGAACCCTTACTATACATACTCTATTCTATTTCCCCTTCATTTCCACCCGCAATCCGCAATCCGCAATCCGCAATTGATAACGCTGCTGATGAAGTCCATCACTGCATAGTTACATCTAGGGTTTTGTGTATAACAATATAGCTACAAACGACGGAAGTAAGGAGAGAGTACTTACTTATATATGGGTGCTGGAAATGCCCTCTCTTTATCGTGTTATGTGTCAGGCCTCAATTTTGAGATTGATTTGTAAGTGCTCTACCTTTATCAATATTGACTGGGTTTTACACACAATACCTGTGCTATTTGAAAAGGCGCAGGCAagtgggatttttttttatccaaatcctTTGTCCATGGAGGTCTGGTTTCTAGCATTTCGGTGGAGACAGGGAAGAGAGGACTACAATCAATGTAACCTACTAGTGATCTGCCTCTGTACACAGAATCCATTGAAtacttgaaaagaaatttaaattgattattgtttTCATGGATGTCAAGGTTCTAAATAGCATCTTATAGTGGTGTAGCGATGTGGAGTGGCCCCTTGCCGCTAGAGAAGCCACTATAGTGGAACAGTTAACTGTAGTGGCCGTAGTGGACCAAATAGCGGCCGTAGTGCACCAAATAGCGGCCGTAGTGGACGAGATAGCAGCGCTATGTGTTGATTCCAAAAACCCCCTTTGAACAGAGACATTACATTAAGGCTTTTTGGGATTTCAATTTCTAAAAATGAAATCTGCAGCTGTAGTTGTAGTGAAAATGATAAAGAAGAATTGGATTTAGAAGACCATGATTGATGATTCCAATCTAGGAAACTTGTGTTGGTTTTTTGTTGGTATTTTTActtgtatgtttttttaagagAGCTATGACTTTTTATTGTTGATTATAAATGCCATGAATTTTGagtttttctatcatttttgagaatttatatgtatatagttTATGTTatataaagtatataaaaaatttcagaatAGTGGCTATCCCACTATTTGCTATCCTGCCATAGCATTTATGCCTTTATGGGACTAGTTGCTATGCGCCACTATCTGGGATTTAAAACACTGATGGAATGATGGATTTACATGCTTTGTTTTCATTTCTCTTGGAAATTctgataatatttataatactttGTTGCAAAATCTTGCCTCAAATATGA encodes the following:
- the LOC100306718 gene encoding Protein DCL, chloroplastic-like — encoded protein: MMMISTSTMALASLLPKTAPHVLSLTNPSASTPFILPFSFHCLPHPPLLSALKASSSGGDDLRGKPLLSQGIGKGILEEHAFEDDDDDKWVDWEDQILEDTVPLVGFVRMILHSGQYDNGDRLSAEHEKTIIEKLLPFHPEFEKKIGSGVDYITIGYHPDFERSRCLFIVREDGELVDFSYWKCIKGLIRKNYPLYADSFILRHFRKKSRNL